A window of Heptranchias perlo isolate sHepPer1 chromosome 40, sHepPer1.hap1, whole genome shotgun sequence genomic DNA:
GCCATTTGGCAAAATGTCTTGTCGCCGTAACTGACCAACtggcaccaggatgtggcctggatggtggtgagaagggccctcccagtgcggtctttcCTGCACACAAggcatctcagcgccaccgcgagctgccctcgaggctgtggcggggaggagactgtcctccacctcctgatggactgcccctttgcgcagagggtgtggagagagattcattggtatctgtcccggttcatccccaacagttcagtaacacaggacactgtgctccacgggctgttccccgggggacacaccgagacagacatcaccagcggctggaagaccatcaactcggtgaaggagaccctttggtccccccgaaacctgctggtcttccagctgaaggaactgtccacgaccgacacactccaaggtccaggagcatGTGCTGCGggcgcactgaggcgaggtgcggcctacacaaagggtctatggggaaaggccaccgtataaggccatcccaccttgtatcgTACAGAATGtgttaaaatttaaaaacagtacatattttctaatgACAGGATCGGAATGTGTACCCTCCgtatgtattgttttgaattgtatttgTGTGTTTACATTGAACTATATGTACCttgaattttatgaaataaagtataatttgaaaaaaaaataatattgAGCACCTTGTGTTATGAATGAGAGCGTACTAGACATGGTGTGTCccctttctccagccctacaaccctccgagatctctgcgctcccccaattctggcctcttgcctattcccgattttcatcactccaccattggcggccgtgccctcagccgcctcggccctaagctctggaattccctccctaaacctctccgcctctctctctcctcctttaagacgctccttaaaacatacctctttgaccaagcttttggtcacctgtcccaatatctatgtggctcggtgtcaaattttgtctgataatcgcccctgtgaagcgtctttggacgttttgctacgttaaaggcactatgttaATGCAAGTTGTGTGTGAGCAACTTAAATATTGGAGAAGTTGTGGGTTGACACCGTGTAAAAATAGCGCTCACCGGGGTTAGTACAAGAACGTAAAGTGTTCACCAACTGCAAGTTCTAGTCTACCCAGGGGAGTGGGGTTTCTGAAGATAGTTTTCTTTCTGTAGAGAGATATTTGTGCTCAATACACTGAACTTATTGTTGTACTGGTAGTGGACGCCCAATGGTGTAGAGAGATCAGAAGTCTCACATCCTGACATCGATCACCATCACCGAGGGCAAGCAGGACTCCCAGACCCACAAACTGCGCTCGTTTCCAGATTCTGCAGaaatccactctctccccctctcccccaccccctccccactctccccccactctccctccactcagATCCCAACCTTCAGCACATCACGGGTCGAAGAGCGTGATCCAGGGCACAGTGATCGGACAAATTGAATTCTGCAGCGTGAGCCTGATGTTCGGTTTCTCCCCCTCGCCCCACACCATGCAGGTCCCACCCTGAGCAGCCCGACATTGCTCAGTCAAGTGTCCCAACCAAGAACCAGCCAGGCAGAGCAGCCACATCCCTGGGAAGAGAGAGGGTTTGTTTTCTCCTtgtagcagagaaggttaaggggagatttaatagcggtgctcaaaattatgagaggttttagtagagtagatagggagaaactgcttccactggcaggagggtcggtaaccaagggacacggatttaagataattggcaaaaaatccaggggggagatgaggagaattttttttacgcagcaaattgttatgatctgaaatgcgctgcctgaaagggcggtggaagcagattcaattgtggctttcagaagggaattagataaatacttggaaaggaaaaatttgcagggctatggggaaagagcagggagagtgggactaattggatagctctttaaaagagctggcacaggcacgatgggtgaaatggcctccttctgtgctgtaagattctaagattcaatgattctatgatgactCCATGATTGGTGCCCAACGCTCTGTGAGCTGCCAAAGTTCTAGACTTTAAACTCTGAAACCACCAGGTTATATTGCTCAGGAAGTCAAAGGGAGTGCGAAGAGTGTGGAAAGAAACACCCCCTTCAGAACATTTGACTAAGCTACAGAAAACAAACAGATCCAGAAATGCTATCAGAACAACTCCCACGCTCCCACGCTCACACACGCTCCCACGCTCACACGCTCCCACGCTCACACACGCTCCCACGCTCACACACGCtcccacacacgctcacacacacgctcacacacacgctcacacacacgctcacacacacgctcacacacacgctcacacacacgctcacacactcagatGGGACTTGAAAcagtgcaatttttttcccctgtaaCAAAATTTCATTGTCGAGCGTCCCTGACAGGAAATGTGAGATGCGATTGTTGGTTCTATACCACAGAACACATCCGCGGTGCTGACAGAACGCCCAGCGAGACCTCCTGCAGGGCCAGGAGTAGCGTTTGtatcaaatttttttaaaactgaaatgcaTCCCAGAAAATATATTTATATCAGGACCTGAtagaactgttttttttaaacaagtggTGCGCTAATTCAGAGTAACAGTAAAAGGAGTGCACCCTGGCACACGGTTTTAATGCACTGCCCAGTGAACTGTACAGGCTGGGAGCGCCCAGATTcagtccttggtctgtgctgaattggcAGATCTCAACTGGGTTACCACAAagggttaattgtatccatgtgatttatagcaattggtgttaattgtaaTCAGGGAGTGTGTTTCAATAGGGAACTCTCGTAACCATTTATATGCGAGCTTATGGAGGGTGTGGAGTGGGAATGTGGAGCTCTGTAaacaaaggcttggaagcaactgaagaccaggctctagtattctaaccCTCACCACCAGGCGATCTAATTTATTACACAATGGACCTCTGACTAAGGCCCAGGATGCATGAGACAAGTAAATGagagagaatggaatagaaggatatactgatcaggtgagatgaagtagggatgggctgaggctcatgtggaacataaataccagcacagaccattgggccgaatggcctgtttctgtgctgtaaattcgatgtcatTCTCATTAAAGGCCAATTGAACATAATCGTTTCCCAGCTCCGAACTCGTTCAGTGGGGGTTTGCAGAACCTCAGACCAGGGATCCACTGCATCTTTAACCATTAAAGAATTCTCAGTAAGAGGCTGTCAATAGTTTTCATAAATGctgacctggggggggggggggggggcgggagaacgAGGCCTCATTTGCACCTGGTGAAAACTGACAATTTATTTTCCAATTCCCTGCCGTCCTGACTCTCGCTTCAGTTCTAACTGGTGCCATTGGCCCACCCAGTACCTCGTGCAAGTGGCGATAATTCTCAGGGTGAGACGACGCTGTGAGTCCTAACgagctatttaaccatgggggCTTCGACTGCCCAAGTCTGACCCGCATTCTGACCTGACGCCACACACTTTCTAGCAATTGGAAGCTGCAATCTggctcattccccctccctcccccccccctcccccctccctccctcccctccctccctcccctcccctccctccctcccccctcccctccctccctccctccctcccctcctcctcccctccccccccccctcccctcccctccctccctccctccctccctcctcccctccctccctccctcccccccccacacaaaggATATGAAAACCATTGGGTTTGGTGATGTACTGGTTATATTacaggactaataatccagagaacctgagttcaaatctcaccatggctgtttgagaatttgacttcaatgtttaaaaaatctggaaataaaaagctggtctcagtaaaagtgaccatgaagctgtcggattttcataaaaacccaactggttcaccgatgtcctttagggaaggaaacctgccatccttacccagtctgggcctatatgtgactccagtcccacaccaacgtggttgactcataactgccctctgaagtggtgcagtgagctactcagttgtatcaaaccgttaccagcggttcaagaaggcggcccaccaccacctcctcaaggggcaactaacccacatcccgagaatgaaaaatAATTTGTAACAACTAACCCTGCAATCCCAAtcaagatcagttaactcagcacagaccagaccaggtgctgagtccaccccatcgaGAGCCACACCTTGAGGAGGGGTAAAGATCAGAGTCAAAGGTGAGGAAAATGCAGCCCCCTCTGTACCGCACCTGGCGCTGGACTCGAACAGCCAGAGACAGATAGAGGAGAGAGAAGCTCTATCCCACCTGGAGACCCCACCCCAGATCTGTCACGGAGAAGAACGCCTTAAGACAACCAAAGAGCTATTAGGAAATGCCGACCATTAATCCAGTAGCCTCAGACTCTTATATCGCAGAAACCCCCTgctcatggagagagagatagctgtactgATCGAAGCAACTCACTGATCAGTGAGCGTAAAAAGCAAACGGCTGAGGGTTTCATAAAGTTTTAGTTACTTACGGCTCAGCTACTGCATGTAACAGGATACAACGATACAATCTAACAGGAAGCATCTCAGCAgatcacaggagagagagatattaaactgaaaaATACCTTCTGTTACAGTTAATATTAACCTAAAAGCAGCTACTGGAAATGGGATGATATAATACAGGGGGCATTTTCAAACGTTGTTGAGACTCACCGTTGGAGTTTGGTCGTAGACACGGGGCTGATACGTCGCAACTTTTAGCAAAACCAAAACCAGGAAATGTGCTCACTGATGTCACATCAGTTAACGTGAAgcaaagcatctgattggcagataGTTGGGCTTTCAGTCTgccctccgtttacaccctcagACTGCGTATCCCCCTGATTACACcctcataagaaacataagagataggagcaggagtaggccattcggcccctcgagcctgctccgccattcaatcagatcatggctgatcttcaacctcaactccacttccctccccgatccccatatcccttgattcccttagagtccaaaaatctatcgatctcagtcttgaatatactcaatgactcagcatccacagccctctggggtagagaattccaaagattcacaaccctgagtgaaaaaaaatgcctcctcatctcagtcttaaatggccgactccttatactgcgactatgccccctagttcttatACCCTCAGAGTGTGTTTTACCACCCGTTTATACCCTCAGACTGTGTTTCTCCCAATGTATACCCACAGACTGTGTTCCCCCCCCCATTTATACTCAGACTGTGTTTTCCCCCCTTTATACCCTCAGACTGCGCTCCCCCCCCGTTTATACCCTCAGActgcgttccccccccccccccgtttataCCCTCAGActgcgttcccccccccccccccccgtttataCCCTCAGACTGCGTTCCCCCCCCACCGTTTATACCCTCAGACTGTGCTCCCCCCGTTTATACCCTCAGACTGTGCTCCCCCCGTTTATACCCTCAGACTGCGCTCTCTAAGTCCTCCTGTGGATTGCTGCCAAAGGAGGGTATTTTTACACTGTGGATCTTGCCCATTGGGCTGGGAGGCCAAACTCTTTTCCCATACAGCtattgggggagaggagagactgAGCTGGATTGGAACTGAGGTTCCACAGTTGTTTGGAACTGGCTCTGTCAGCCAGGCCCTGATAAGGTCTCACCTTCTTTTAAAATCAGAAGACAAACGAACGAGTCAACATTCCTTCAGCAAGCAATCCAAATTCAGagaaacattccccatcacccaCTTCATTAATAGGTTCAATATACTTCAGACTGGTTAGTGAAAGATCATCTTCTAACTAACCAAACTCTTCGGGAATTTGTACACTAAGTATCGGACAGATTAGTACAAGGAAACAGCAAACACAGTGATAAAAGTACACAGGGCAATCCCAATGCGAAGGACAGAGCATGTTGCTATTTGCAGTAGAATGGCAGCATGTACTGGTTCCCCACGGCTGGACTTTGCTTTGTGCAGATGAGGATTTTAGGGGGTAAATTGGGGTTAATTCTACCCAGTGACCCCGAGCAGTCCCCCCACTTTAGTGAGTGTCTGAGCCACGTCATGGGTTATATAACGATCCGATGAAATGGAAGTtgcaattgggggggggggggggggggggggggtgggacggtGGGACCTCACTATCTGATGGGGGTGGGGATTGTGGCCAGTCTGAGGGGCTGAACCCACCAATTTTTCCTTTATTTGGATCTTATCCCATTGGGCAGTCAGTGCTGGTGCTCATGAAGAGGGTACAGCATCAAATGGGAACAAGGCAACTGTGAACTGGGGGTTAGATATGAACTGTTTGAGAACAAGTTCTGGACAGGCAAAGACAATTGGGAGAGTTCCCGTTCCTGGGATGTGTTTGGATGGTCAAAACTCCAATGCTCGCTCCAAGTCTGTGACAGCTTCGCAAAAAACAGGAAGGATTTTCCTTTGTTCCTGTTTtaattgctgtacctgccccgtgagtgtttgatgggacagtgtagagggagcttgattctgtatctaacccgtgctgtacctgccccgggagtgtttgatgggacagtgtagagggagcttgattctgtatctaacccgtgctgtacctgccccgggagtgtttgatgggacagtgtagagggagcttgattctgtatctaacccgtgctgtacctgccctgggagtgtttgatgggacagtgtagagggagcttgattctgtatctaacccgtgctgtacctgccccgggagtgtttgatgggacagtgtagagggagctttattctgtatctaatcctggttgtacctgccctgggaatattTGCCATCCTTTCAGTGAGGCATTAAAAAACACCTTCTGTCTGTTCCGCTGGTTCCAATGGATGTTGAAGATCCCATGGTAGTGTTCAAAGAACAGAAGCTCTCCCCATATCCCGGCAACATACCAGGAAATGGTATTGAATTAGCGAGTGAAAAAATATCTCAATTCTCACGAGGAAGGAATGAAAGAGTAAGTTACCTTGTGTTGGTCTTGCCCATCTGAAAGTCACATACAATTATTTTGTTTGAAGTTCATTAACTATTGTTATATAGACAAAAATGCAAGCATTCTGCACAGAGCAAGGTAGCAGAAGCAATAATGAGACTAATTAGGGAGGAATGTTAACCAGGAGAAttgcctgctcttctttaaaacagTACCAGGAGATGTCACCATCCACATAACTGGGGGCTTTACAACTCAGCCAATGGAGAGTtggtccaacaatacagcactccctcactacacaTGCCTGGATTATATGGTTAATTCCCAAACCTTCTGACTTAGGAGGTGGTCAACTGACAGAGGGTGGATGGTGCTGGAGTTAATGAATATTTCTGGACGATGGTAACGGGAGTTTAAACGCTAATTGATCAAAAACATCAGTGAAACACCACCAACATTTGTTGATAAATTGCCCCATCTAGTGGATAAATAAATTTTATCACAAGAAATGATTACAGCAGCCTGGGTTCTACAATTAATGATCAGACAGGCCTGCACTGCACAGGTTCCCTGAACTGTATTCCCTAATCCTGGTTCCTCTGCGATAATCCTTTTTAGAGTGAGGGTGACACGGTTCTGTCACCTGCACGAACAGACAGATATTAGAAATGTTCAAacctggaaggaaaaaaaaagcagCCAGGATTCAGACTCCGGCTCCCTAGCCAGCGatcctactggaaagtgcatgagGGTGGATGCAAGGCGAGAACACAATTGGGTTCAGCGGTGATGCTCCGGACCCTTTTCCAGGTGTCAGTGGTTGCTCAgtgtagtactcttgcctcagtcagaaggtcatgggcttgagtcccactccagcctgacacttcagtgcagtagagggtgcactgcagtgtcggaggtgccgtcaaaCTGAggtctcagatggacataaaagatcccttggcactattggaagaagagcagaggccttctccctggtctcctgtccaatatttattcctcatcattaaaacagatgtctggtcattatttcattactGCTTATGGGAcctttgtgtgcaaattggctgctatgtttcatACAACACTacttcatttgctcaaaattctcatccttgtgttcaaatcactccaaggccttgaccctccccatctctaaccttctccagccctacaagaactctgttccttcaattcttgcctcttgtgcatccccaattttcattgcccacttttgacagctgtgccttcagctgtctaggcctcaagctctggaattccctccctaaacccttcctcCAAGATATTCCATAAAATCTACCTCCTAGCTTTTGGTCatgtgtcttaatatctccttgtggctcagtattacattttgtcttacaacacttctgtaaagtgccttgggatgtttcactacatttaaaaggtgctatataaatgcacattgttattGGAAACAGATTAATGGTGCTGTTAAAATAACAAAGGAAATCAGGATGAGGTTTTGATTCTGCATCAGAACAGCTGGAAGTAGGGAAAAACAATACATAGAgtgcaggacacacacacacatccatccaagGCTGAACAGGccagagctcttttctctagaaagagagaaggctgaggggtgacccgatagaggtctttaaattatgaaagggtttgatagggtagatgtaaagaaaacgtttctgcttgtgggggagaccaaaactaggggccataaatataagataatcacaaataaatccaatagggagttcaggagaaatttctttacccagagagtggtgagaatgtggaactcactaccacaaggaatggttgaggtgaatagcgttgatgcatttaaggggaagctggataaacacgagggagaaaggaacagaagggtatgctgatagggtgaaaaGAAGAGTGGtgcgaggaggctcgtgtggagcataaacactgggctgactggcctctttctgtgctgtagacagaATGTAACACGAACACAAGTTTGAATCCCTCCTTGGTCATAAAATATACAACTGTAAATTACAATTCAAACAGATCTATTGAGAACACAAGCCTCAGACAGCAGGACAGTTCCTCCCCCACCAAAACAAAGTTTAAAGTAACTGCAGAAAGCACCtcaacttgtgttttttttattaaaaccCATTAAGATAGAAGTAAGAACATTTTTGTTACAACATtttgaaaagttaaaaaaaatgcaaacatttcaAAACAAGTCAACTGAAGGTTTACCTCGAAGGCTTGTGGTATTCCCATCAACAGATCTGGCTACAAGTGAACTTGAACCGAAGTAGTGTTCTAATTCTGCAATAGACTGGACTCCCTCCCGTCTCCCCTACCCGTTGCCTCCTTCGTCTGGTCCCTGTAAGTTGCATCGAAAAATAAGCACGACAGAATCTCAGTTAAGTGTCGAATGGGTAAGCACAGGATACAAGAGTGAGGAGGATTCGGTAACAAGGGCTGGAGACTTCATTTGCTGGTCACGGTGTGAAAGGGAGAATTCACCACCGAACCTCCCATTGTATCCTACCTTCTCCCTCTGCCTTCCCCCTACCCCAATACTGTCTGAATTCTCTGCCCGGGTCCATTTTAATCTAAAATGGTGGCTGTGGCTTTGATGACAACACATCGATGAAGCAGAGGTTCAGCTTCAGATGCCGTGGTAGGAAAATCTGCTGTGTAATGGaaacaagattttaaaaattacttcagCATCTCATTTGAGTATATCCTTGCAtgggttattcactttgttattATTCCAGCTACATTAACATCCCACTACATAGGGCAGGAAGCCCTGTTGGAGGTATGTTCACTTCTGACCATTTTGTTTTTGTAGTGTTTAAAAACAGGGGAATGAAAATATGTTTCAGTCCTTGTTCCCACACCAGCTGAAAACCCAAAAAATGCTTCTAATCTTTTAAAAAACAGTAAAAAGTCTGTCTGCAGCGTGTCCCATCACAGTGATTGGACTGAATTGATGTCCTGTGTTGTTGGGTTTATAGACAAAATGAGGAtcggaggaggaaggggggggggaatcagcGTTGCTGTTCCACGTGCAGTTCCTTCAGTGTTATGTGCACTTCCACACGCAGATTGCCATGTTGCCTCCAAAATACATGTAGAGAATGTTCTTCATCTCATGAGTGACTTCAAACCCAAACCCTTCACCAACCACCACATGCCAGGAAGCACCAAACTTCTTGTCCATCGTTTCTTTAATCATTTTGGCTGCAGTCTGTGAAAGATGAAAGTAAAAAAAGATCGGAAGTAGGTTGTCAACAGAGGAGGCAGTCTCTCTAGATACCAGAATGAAGGTGTTTTTAATAATATATTTACACAAGTAACTTAAGACATGacatgtaacatgcttgggaggaacagatgatttggacctgtggttcccaaagctctccaccactgggggtttcctcgcctcatgtctgggtctgttggagactcattgatagagattgattgttataACTAGTTAACAACTCCATTCTCAtcatatcatgtgactaccaggatggtagaaggcaaactagatggacattggtcttttttgtctagcaattcctacgttGCAGTGCAGCTGATGGCAGAGCCCTGGTGCTCCCATCACTGTATGCACTCCATTGTGTAACCCAGCTGACCTACAGCAACCTGATAACATTGTAGACCCAAGAAAACATGCAGCTACTAATGCGCTTCCAGGAGACACCCTTATTTGTGGTGTTCTGCTGGTTTGATGACTTGACAGAACACAGACTGCTGGCTGTAAAATCAGACATGCCAGACCCCTTGCCCCAGGTCAGCCTGTGAAGGAGACACCCCGACTGGGCAGAGGTTCAGCAGTGTGTGACTAATCGAGTGGTGCCTTTCCTCCATACATTACTTCAAGAAATGTATTCTAGTAAAATGTATGGCTTAGTATCACATGTGGCAGCACCTTTAGCAACTGAACTATCGAGGGAGCATCAACACACAACAGAACAAAGCATCGCAATTCCAACTCCCGCCCATCCACAAACCCGCTACACATGTAATGAGAGCAAAACACACTCACCTCGTTGTTAGCAGAATACTTTTCACAAGCCGTGACACACAATTCCATTGTCTCAACTTTCATTTCCTCTGGCATATCACAATGCTGAAAACAGAATAAGACAGAGGCTAGGATGCAGCTTCCACTGAAGGGAGAACTCTGCGTGTAACACAGACTCCGATCTGGTGAGGAGGTCACAACTAACCTGCATGCTTTCCCCGTTCATTACATATACAGGAGCAATTTGTGCAGAGGTTTTTGCTTTGGTGAATTTATTAcgggggatgttagtgctggtttatggaccacTTTCCAACACGACAAGTActgaagctccctctactttgCCCCAATATTCTTCAGCCCAATCTCACAAGTGCACTACTGTGATATTGCCACCCCTcctgccccaccccaccccatttccCACACCTCTCTGAAGGAGGTTGCCTATTAAGAGAGTGAAAGTAGGGGCAGTTTCCACTATGGATATATACCCATTCTGAACTGGATCAAGACTTCCCAaaaactcatttcacacaggacTCCCACAGCCAATACCAGGTTTTTAAGCGCACAAATATCCTTCATTATTCTGAGGAATAACTTTTCACAGGATGACAGGACATGGTGAGAGAATTTGGGTTACTTAATCACAAGCTTGTTAAAGATAATAGCCTGAAAGAAAAACCTTTGCGGGACTGTTAGATGCTTTTTTGGCTTCAACGGGTTAGTGTTTTGAGAGCCCTTTTAAACTCAAATGACAGGTTAGATCAGAATCAGAGGTTCAGTAACCTGAAATCTGCAGCGCTAAACAGCTGTCACAAAGAGGGCCTGACATTAACCTCCATGCCTGAGGCTAGTAATATAAATAGCATCAATAGTATTAGCCACTAGCTCGAGTGGGGAAGTGAAACTGAAGGCTGACCCAAACAATCCCATGAATTCAGAACGATCAGCCTGTCTACAACCACATTATACCTCGTCTGGAACACTTACTGAGACAGATTTTAAAGCACCTGCCATTTCACAAAACATAGCTATTGGGCTTTTTGGTTTGAAAATGAGGCGATTTAACAGGGTGCAGCTAGAGACACTAACAAGGACAGTTAGCTCAGTTGTTGGGAGCCCAGACTGAACTAAGATTTTGAGGAACAGGAAAAGATCATTAGGGCCctttcattctcccccccccacagatcCTATCTAGTCACTATAGGGTTGAAATCTCCAATTGTGAAGttcaccaaaactaggggccataaatataagatagtcactaataaatccaatagggaattcaggagaaacttctttacccagagagtggtgagaatgtggacctcactaccacaaggagtagttcaagcaaataacagatgcatttaaggggaagctagataagcccatgagggagaaaggaacagaaggatatgctgatgggtgagatgaagggtgggaggaggctcgtgtggagcataaacaccagcatagaccagttgggcctaatgacctgtttctgtgctgtagactatgTAACGCACTCATTACATTCCTGTCTGCTGTCTTTACATTTAAATTTAATATTAGCACAGAGTGGAATATAGTACCAATGTGTTAAGTGCTTGTTTGCAAACTTCACTAATCACTCTCTTGCCAGAAATCACATCCTTTGATCGCTTGGACCCTTCGTTCCACAACTATTGTCCTTTGGATAAAAAGGTTTCACTGGCCATCCCCCTTTCTTACTCGCAGCCTCCTAAACTTTCCCACCATCTAATCTCAAACACAGACTGCAGTCCGTTCCCGCACCTTGTAACTATTTTACCGTGGCCAGACGGGATTTGGGAGGTGTGGATTTGCGCGAGAATGGACCCGCTAGTCACCGTTTGGCCTTGCAGAGATCTGCAGCCAAGTTAATCATTGCTCATTTTCACTCATTACCAATGATTGAGAATAGTGATTGATCACTCAGAAGGGAAAAAGATCTGTGGGTGGGACAAA
This region includes:
- the LOC137305317 gene encoding dynein axonemal light chain 4 — translated: MAEPEGKKEDADSRRVQTFPIVRHCDMPEEMKVETMELCVTACEKYSANNETAAKMIKETMDKKFGASWHVVVGEGFGFEVTHEMKNILYMYFGGNMAICVWKCT